A DNA window from Streptomyces sp. CA-278952 contains the following coding sequences:
- a CDS encoding NYN domain-containing protein, whose amino-acid sequence MNEADPRSVGGAGIGARLDRTNELLQRMLIEVSKTPSTHAIFVDAGYVYAAAGLLVTGTEDRRSFDLDAEGLIEAFIDKARTIFADSRLLRVYWYDGARRRIHTTEQQAIAELPDVKVRLGNLNANNQQKGVDSLIRTDLESLARHRAISDAALVGGDEDLVSAVEAAQGYGARVHLWGIEAAEGRNQAEPLLWEVDSQRTFELDFCRPYVTRRPVTTYEDDSPAPSREDVRFVGAQIAAAWLAARGRESLADLLPGHPYLPGSVDQDLLVEAERLLQHSLRGHAHLRRALRDGFWQHLQSQY is encoded by the coding sequence ATGAACGAGGCGGACCCGCGGTCCGTCGGCGGAGCCGGTATCGGCGCCCGCCTGGACCGCACCAACGAGCTGCTCCAGCGGATGCTCATCGAGGTCTCCAAGACCCCGTCGACGCACGCCATCTTCGTGGACGCCGGCTATGTGTACGCCGCGGCCGGGCTGCTCGTCACCGGCACCGAGGACCGGCGCTCCTTCGACCTTGACGCGGAAGGGCTGATCGAGGCCTTCATCGACAAGGCCCGCACGATTTTCGCCGACAGCAGGCTGCTGCGCGTCTACTGGTACGACGGGGCCCGCCGCCGCATCCACACCACCGAGCAGCAGGCCATCGCCGAACTCCCCGACGTCAAGGTGCGGCTCGGCAACCTCAACGCCAACAACCAGCAGAAGGGCGTCGACTCGCTCATCCGCACCGACCTCGAATCCCTCGCCCGGCACCGGGCCATCAGCGACGCGGCGCTCGTCGGCGGCGACGAGGACCTGGTCTCGGCGGTGGAGGCCGCCCAGGGCTACGGGGCGCGGGTGCACCTCTGGGGCATCGAGGCCGCCGAAGGGCGCAACCAGGCCGAACCGCTGCTGTGGGAGGTCGACAGCCAGCGCACCTTCGAGCTCGACTTCTGCCGCCCCTACGTCACACGCCGGCCCGTCACCACGTACGAGGACGACAGTCCGGCCCCCTCCCGGGAGGACGTCCGCTTCGTCGGCGCACAGATCGCCGCCGCCTGGCTCGCCGCGCGCGGCCGGGAGTCCCTGGCCGACCTGCTGCCCGGCCACCCCTATCTGCCGGGCTCCGTCGACCAGGACCTGCTGGTGGAGGCGGAACGCCTGCTCCAGCACTCGCTGCGCGGCCACGCGCACCTGCGACGGGCGCTCCGCGACGGCTTCTGGCAGCACCTGCAGTCGCAGTACTGA
- a CDS encoding alpha/beta fold hydrolase: MSRPPTFAPPPCARARVLETERGDFAVLDAVPRTPERATALMLPGYTGSKEDFIALLEPLCAAGYRVVAVDGRGQYESKGTDRQESYAQSELARDVLAQAAALGGGDGRPHLLGHSLGGQIARAAVLLDATPFRSLTLMSSGPAAVVAAQRDKVKMLSDALSVLSMDEVWEAMRALDPPQDADTGDGADMRHRWLAHHPAQLIATGAQLAAEPDRVDELAAVGLPVHVLSGERDDVWPVELFDSMARRLGAHRTTIAGAEHSPNTARPRETAKALAAFWDGLPAA; this comes from the coding sequence ATGAGCCGCCCGCCCACCTTCGCCCCGCCGCCCTGTGCCCGCGCCCGTGTCCTTGAGACCGAGCGCGGCGACTTCGCCGTCCTGGACGCCGTACCGCGTACCCCGGAGCGGGCAACCGCCCTGATGCTGCCCGGATACACCGGCAGCAAGGAGGACTTCATCGCGCTGCTGGAGCCGCTGTGCGCGGCGGGCTACCGGGTGGTCGCGGTGGACGGCCGGGGGCAGTACGAATCGAAGGGGACGGACCGCCAGGAGAGTTACGCCCAGTCCGAGTTGGCCCGCGACGTGCTGGCCCAGGCGGCGGCTCTGGGCGGCGGGGACGGCAGGCCGCATCTGCTCGGGCACTCGCTCGGCGGTCAGATCGCCCGCGCCGCCGTGCTGCTGGACGCCACCCCGTTCCGCTCGCTGACGTTGATGTCCTCGGGGCCCGCTGCGGTCGTCGCGGCCCAGCGGGACAAGGTGAAGATGCTGAGCGACGCGTTGTCCGTGCTGTCCATGGACGAGGTGTGGGAGGCGATGCGGGCGCTCGATCCGCCGCAGGACGCGGACACCGGCGACGGTGCGGACATGCGCCACCGCTGGCTCGCCCACCACCCGGCCCAGTTGATCGCCACCGGGGCCCAGCTGGCCGCCGAACCGGACCGGGTGGACGAGCTGGCCGCCGTCGGGCTGCCCGTCCACGTCCTGTCCGGGGAGCGCGACGACGTGTGGCCGGTGGAGCTGTTCGACTCCATGGCGCGGCGTCTCGGTGCCCACCGCACCACGATCGCCGGCGCCGAGCACTCCCCCAACACCGCCCGCCCACGGGAGACCGCGAAGGCGCTGGCCGCGTTCTGGGACGGTCTGCCGGCCGCCTGA